The Oscillatoria acuminata PCC 6304 genomic interval GGCTGTAACCCGTGCTAATACACCAGAAGCTGCTGCCACTGTTGACTTAGAAGTTGACTTAAAAAGACAACAGGTTCAGTTAAATGAACTCCATATCGACCGAGCTTATTTATCGAGTCATTGGGTAAAAGAACGCTCCGAACAATTACAGATATTTTGTAAAGCGTGGCCGGTAAGAAACTCAGGACGATTTGATAAAAACGCCTTTGTTTTTGACTGGGATAACCAGGTAATTAGTTGTCCAAATCAAGTTATTATGCCGTTTGAACCCGGTAAGATCGTTCATTTTCCTAAACCGGAGTGTGCTGCTTGTCCCCTGAGAGAACGCTGTACTACGAGTAAGAATGGCCGCAGCATATCTATCCATCCCGATGAAGGATTGATGCAGGAATTACGTCAGCGTCAATCTACCTCAAGCGGTCGCGCTCAACTGAGGGAGAGAACGTCTGTAGAACACTCTCTGGCTCATGTCGGACAGTGGCAGGACAAACGTGCCCGTTATATTGGACAGCGCAAAAACCTCTTCGACCTCAGACGAGTGGCTGTTGTCCATAATCTTCATGTCATTGCTCGAATGAATGAGGTTTTACCAATACAACAGGCCGCACTGTAGTTGAGTCCAGCAGGTAGATTCACATTTGCTTGGTTTTGTCAAGCCCTTTTACTGAACCGACGCCCTAGGGGAGAAACCGGGAAAACGATGGGAGCGATTGGATAACCATAGAGTCGGTTGCTCCTGGAGCGGATTGTGGATCAATAATACAGAAATATAGAGGGAGCATTTTAGGGGCCCCTCCAGGCGATCGCCTGCCCTAAACTAAAGCCTTGGCGAGGAAAAACCGGGGCTATAGTAGGGGCAGCTTGAATCACAGGAAAACTTTCATTGTTGGGTTCCATTGGGTGTTGAGTTTTATGAGAAATCTGTTTCCACCGATCTTCAGTTTAGGAGCCAATTTATCCCTGTATCAGTGGAGTAGCGCCAGTTACTTGCACCAGGCGATCGGCATTCTTGCTCCTCTGCGTCAAAGCAGCTTCTTAATTCAGTGGGCTGACCCGATCGCCGCCTTGTTTGTGGGATTGCTGTTTGTTATGGGGCCTTTTGTTTCCACTGCCCTGATCGGCGTGTTATTGGTCGCTTGCGGGGCCTACTGGGTCTTAGTCACCTTAGCCGATGATGACAACAGTGGGTTTACCCCGATTCACTTGCTGATTTTGCTGTATTGGGGGATCAACACCGTTGCTACTGCCATGTCTCCGGTGAAAAAGGCCGCCTTTGTCGGTTGGACCAAACTCACCCTGTTTTTACTTCTGTTTGCCTTAATGACGCGGGTCTTGCGATCGCCCAAGTTGCGCGGTGTGATCATTGCCCTGTACCTGCACACTGCCACCTTTGTGAGTATTTACGGCATCCGGCAATGGCGATTTGGCGCAACAGCCCTGGCAACTTGGACTGACCCCAACTCTTCAATGGCAAAAGTAACCCGGGTTTATAGTTACCTGGGCAATCCAAACCTCCTGGCGGCTTACCTCTTGCCTGCGGTATTCCTGGGGGTGGCGGCAATTTTTGTCTGGCGCGGGTGGGTTCCCAAAGCCCTAGCGGTGACGATGACCCTAGTTAACACCTTATGTCTGGTCTTGACCTATAGTCGAGGCGGATGGATCGGCTTAGTCGTGGGTGGATTTACCCTGATTCTGCTATTGGTTTATTGGTGGAGTGTCAAGCTACCGGAAGCCTCGCGAAAATGGGCTATGCCGCTGGTTCTCGGGACAACCTCCGGGGTAATCCTCTTGGCCCTGCTGTTTGTGGAACCCGTGCGCGATCGGGCTGCCAGTATGCTTGTGGGACGGCAAGATAGTAGCAATAACTTTCGGATGAATGTTTGGGACGCGGTGTTTGAAATGATTCGCGATCGCCCCGTGATTGGGATCGGTCCGGGCAATACGGCATTTAACCAAATCTACCCCCTCTATATGCGGCCCAAATATACCGCATTGAGCGCCTATTCCGTGCCGTTAGAAATTGCCGTAGAAACCGGATTCCTGGGATTGTCCGCCTTTTTCGGACTGCTTTTCGTCATTTTTAGCCAAGGGGTCGGTAAACTCCAGGGCCTGCGAGACCAAGCCAGCCGTCAAGGGTATTGGCTAATCGCGGCGATCGCGATTATCCTAGGGATGATGGCCCACGGAGCCTTTGATACGGTTTGGTATCGACCTCAAGTCAATATGCTTTGGTGGCTGGCGGTCGCGTTGGTTGCCAGTTACTACAGCGTCCCCTACCCTCAGTCAAGCTCCCTTAAAGATCATCGATAAACAGCAGCACAAGTAGGCCCACTGATTCCTCGGACCGATTCAACTGGATTTTTCCCTCAGGCGCTCTATTGT includes:
- a CDS encoding IctB family putative bicarbonate transporter, which translates into the protein MRNLFPPIFSLGANLSLYQWSSASYLHQAIGILAPLRQSSFLIQWADPIAALFVGLLFVMGPFVSTALIGVLLVACGAYWVLVTLADDDNSGFTPIHLLILLYWGINTVATAMSPVKKAAFVGWTKLTLFLLLFALMTRVLRSPKLRGVIIALYLHTATFVSIYGIRQWRFGATALATWTDPNSSMAKVTRVYSYLGNPNLLAAYLLPAVFLGVAAIFVWRGWVPKALAVTMTLVNTLCLVLTYSRGGWIGLVVGGFTLILLLVYWWSVKLPEASRKWAMPLVLGTTSGVILLALLFVEPVRDRAASMLVGRQDSSNNFRMNVWDAVFEMIRDRPVIGIGPGNTAFNQIYPLYMRPKYTALSAYSVPLEIAVETGFLGLSAFFGLLFVIFSQGVGKLQGLRDQASRQGYWLIAAIAIILGMMAHGAFDTVWYRPQVNMLWWLAVALVASYYSVPYPQSSSLKDHR